A genomic stretch from Anabrus simplex isolate iqAnaSimp1 chromosome 2, ASM4041472v1, whole genome shotgun sequence includes:
- the LOC136864789 gene encoding craniofacial development protein 2-like has protein sequence MDRLKLDVVGIREVRWEEEHDFWSGSYRIINTKSNRGNAGVGTIMNKKIRQRVSYKDQHSKRIIVVKIDTKPVPTTLVQVHMPTSSADDEEIERIYEEIEDLIQYVKGDENVIVMGDRNAVVGQGREGNTVGEFRLGQRNERGSRLVEFCTDPNLVLANTWFKHHKRWLYTWTRLGDTGRYHIDFIMIRQRFRNQVLDCKTFPRADVDSDHNLLVMKCHLKLKKLKKGRNARRWYLHKL, from the coding sequence atggataggctaaagttagatgtagttggtataagggaAGTACGCTGGGAGGAAGAACATGACTTTTGGTCAGGCagttaccgaattatcaacacaaaatcaaacaggggaaatgcaggagttggtacaataatgaataagaaaatacggcagcGGGTAAGCTATAAAGACCAGCACagtaaaagaattattgtcgtcaagatagacaccaaaccagtgcccaccacattagtgcaggtccatatgcctactagttcagcggatgatgaggaaattgaaagaatatacgaagagatagaagatttaatacaatatgtaaaaggtgacgagaatgtaattgtgatgggagaccggaatgcagtggtaggccaaggaagagaaggtaatacagtaggagaattcagattgggacaacggaacgaaagaggaagtcggctggttgaattctgcactgatcctaatttagtccttgccaatacttggttcaaacaccacaaacgatggctgtatacgtggacgagacttggagacactggaaggtatcatatagacttcattatgattaggcagagattcagaaaccaggtgttggattgcaagactttcccaagagcagacgtggactctgaccacaacttgttggtcatgaaatgccatctgaagttgaagaaattgaagaaaggaaggaatgcaaggagatggtatctacacaagttg